Proteins from a genomic interval of Blastocatellia bacterium:
- a CDS encoding carbohydrate kinase family protein, which produces MKMNFEYPLPEGKPFDVVGFGLNAVDYLITVPHYPPFNTKVQLVHHAVLPGGQVATAMVALARLGCRVRYVGKVGSDEFGRIQLRSLAEAGVEHSAVTIVQGATTQLAFIIIDQQSGERTIIWGRDPRLTMQPEELRREVITSGRILHLDGHDVAAAIRAARWAREEGIPTVIDLDTAYEGVDELLPLIDFLITSAEFPKRFLGIAEPESALRTLKQRYKNHFVAMTLGDQGAMAYYQGVYLHSPAFKVDCRDTTGAGDAFRGGFIYGLLQGMSAAETLRFANAVAGLNCCGLGARGGLPTREQVEELLRSQPGA; this is translated from the coding sequence ATGAAGATGAACTTCGAGTATCCTCTTCCCGAGGGGAAACCGTTTGATGTCGTGGGATTCGGCCTCAATGCCGTTGATTATCTCATCACCGTCCCGCACTACCCTCCCTTTAACACCAAGGTGCAACTCGTGCATCATGCTGTTTTGCCCGGCGGACAGGTGGCGACGGCGATGGTCGCCCTGGCCCGACTCGGCTGTCGGGTGCGCTATGTCGGCAAGGTGGGTTCGGATGAGTTCGGGCGCATTCAGTTGCGCTCGCTCGCCGAAGCCGGTGTCGAGCACTCCGCCGTGACGATCGTCCAGGGGGCGACGACCCAACTGGCGTTTATCATCATTGACCAGCAGAGTGGAGAGCGAACGATCATCTGGGGACGCGATCCTCGCCTGACGATGCAGCCCGAAGAGCTTCGTCGTGAGGTGATCACCTCGGGTCGGATTCTGCATCTCGACGGCCATGATGTTGCTGCCGCGATTCGCGCCGCTCGGTGGGCGCGCGAGGAGGGCATCCCCACCGTCATTGATCTCGACACCGCCTACGAGGGAGTGGACGAACTGCTCCCGCTCATTGATTTCCTCATCACCTCCGCCGAATTCCCCAAGCGATTCCTGGGCATCGCTGAACCCGAATCCGCCCTCCGCACGCTCAAGCAGAGATACAAAAATCATTTCGTCGCCATGACGCTGGGCGATCAGGGAGCGATGGCCTACTATCAAGGCGTCTACCTTCACTCGCCCGCCTTCAAGGTTGACTGTCGGGACACAACCGGAGCCGGTGATGCCTTCCGGGGAGGATTCATCTACGGCTTGCTTCAGGGAATGAGCGCGGCTGAGACCCTTCGCTTCGCTAATGCGGTAGCGGGGTTGAACTGCTGCGGACTGGGTGCACGCGGCGGCCTCCCCACGCGCGAGCAAGTGGAAGAATTGCTCCGCAGTCAGCCGGGAGCCTGA
- a CDS encoding acyl-CoA carboxylase subunit beta: MPDAVTSHKDDRATVENRHHMMQRVAELRALEARLRLGGGQEKIDRQHKQGKLTARERLQLLLDPDSDFLEIGLLVAYDDYNGEAPAAGVVTGIGRVHGREVVVVANDATVKAGSWWPETIRKILRMQEIAMRNRIPIIYLVDSAGVNLPYQSGVFPGQYGAGRIFYYNSIMRRYLKIPQIAAVMGPCIAGGAYLPALSDVILMVEKTSFMGLGGPNLVKGATGQTVDAETLGGAWTHNALSGVAHYRTKDDRECIEKIRELIGLLPPPTLRKLPLSPPRPPLHPEEELYDIIPADHRQAYDMYQVLVRLLDGGDIIEFQPDYAREMICGYGRIEGIPVGFLANQRGLIKNAKGGPPRLGGIIYTESAEKAAYFIETCDREGTPILFLQDVSGFMVGPEAEQSGIIRAGARMVEAMATATVPRLVLTINHASGAGYYAMAGQGFDPNFIFTWPTGRMGVMEGDSAIQAVLGPQLEKARQTGQMSEELQAAVERMRAEYEHTLDARFAAARGFVDAIIAPEETRRTLAFALRVTLNNPGPHIGPFHISRLE, translated from the coding sequence ATGCCCGACGCCGTGACATCGCACAAAGACGACCGAGCGACGGTGGAGAATCGTCACCACATGATGCAACGGGTGGCCGAACTGCGGGCCCTGGAAGCACGATTGCGGCTCGGCGGCGGCCAGGAAAAGATTGACCGACAGCACAAGCAGGGCAAGCTCACGGCCCGCGAGCGCCTTCAGCTTCTGCTCGATCCCGACAGCGATTTCCTGGAGATCGGCTTGCTCGTCGCTTACGACGACTATAATGGGGAAGCCCCTGCCGCCGGAGTAGTCACGGGCATCGGGCGCGTTCACGGCCGGGAGGTCGTCGTCGTGGCCAACGATGCAACGGTGAAGGCGGGATCCTGGTGGCCGGAGACGATCCGAAAGATTTTGCGCATGCAAGAGATCGCCATGCGCAATCGCATCCCCATCATCTATCTGGTTGACTCGGCGGGCGTCAATCTGCCCTATCAAAGCGGCGTCTTCCCCGGGCAGTACGGAGCCGGACGCATCTTCTACTACAACTCGATCATGCGCCGCTACCTCAAGATCCCCCAGATCGCCGCCGTGATGGGACCCTGCATCGCCGGCGGGGCTTATCTCCCGGCCTTGAGCGACGTCATTCTCATGGTCGAGAAGACATCGTTCATGGGACTCGGCGGGCCTAACCTCGTCAAAGGAGCGACGGGACAAACCGTTGATGCCGAGACGCTCGGCGGAGCCTGGACCCATAACGCCCTGAGTGGCGTCGCCCATTACCGAACCAAAGATGATCGCGAGTGCATCGAGAAAATCCGCGAGCTGATCGGGTTGCTGCCCCCACCGACGCTGAGGAAGCTTCCCCTCAGTCCGCCGCGCCCGCCGCTCCATCCCGAAGAAGAGCTGTACGACATCATCCCGGCCGATCATCGTCAGGCGTATGACATGTATCAGGTGCTGGTGCGCCTGCTGGACGGCGGCGACATCATCGAGTTTCAGCCCGATTATGCCCGCGAGATGATCTGCGGCTACGGGCGAATCGAGGGCATCCCGGTGGGATTCCTCGCCAATCAACGGGGATTGATTAAAAACGCCAAGGGAGGGCCACCGCGACTCGGCGGAATCATTTACACCGAAAGCGCCGAGAAAGCGGCCTATTTCATCGAAACCTGCGACCGCGAGGGCACGCCCATCCTCTTTCTCCAGGATGTCTCGGGCTTCATGGTCGGCCCGGAAGCCGAACAAAGCGGCATCATTCGCGCCGGAGCCCGCATGGTGGAAGCGATGGCCACGGCTACGGTGCCGCGTCTGGTTCTGACCATCAATCACGCCAGCGGAGCCGGCTACTACGCGATGGCGGGCCAGGGATTCGATCCCAATTTCATCTTCACCTGGCCGACCGGTCGGATGGGCGTCATGGAAGGAGATTCGGCGATCCAGGCCGTGCTGGGACCGCAACTGGAGAAGGCGCGACAAACCGGCCAGATGAGCGAGGAATTGCAGGCCGCCGTCGAGCGAATGCGGGCCGAATACGAGCATACACTCGATGCCCGGTTCGCCGCCGCGCGCGGTTTCGTGGACGCCATCATCGCTCCCGAAGAGACGCGGCGCACCCTCGCCTTCGCTCTGCGCGTGACGCTCAACAATCCCGGCCCTCACATCGGTCCGTTCCATATCTCCCGGCTGGAGTGA
- a CDS encoding pseudouridine synthase — MEVRLQKLIAQAGIASRRKAEELIRSGQVTVNGQVITRLGAKADPERDHIKVMGKLINPRLRAYEPVYILLNKPKGYVSSMFDPEGRRLITSLLPPLGQRVHPVGRLDVQSEGLILLTNDGAFTHLLTSAKYGIPKVYHVKVKGIPDEKALDRLRRGVTIDGSRTAPCEIELLAQTRTNAWYAVTLRQGISRQIRKMFETIGHSVLKLRRVAIGFLTDEGLPPGGWRYLTPEEVARFFAVREGRTIAPVVPPLAHLVSRQLSRRRLSQRVTVPPAGTVR; from the coding sequence ATGGAAGTGAGGTTACAAAAACTGATTGCGCAAGCCGGTATCGCCTCCCGGCGAAAGGCCGAGGAGTTGATTCGCTCCGGTCAGGTCACGGTCAACGGTCAGGTGATCACGCGCCTGGGAGCCAAAGCCGATCCCGAGCGCGATCACATCAAGGTGATGGGCAAACTGATTAACCCCCGGCTGCGCGCCTACGAGCCCGTCTACATCCTGCTCAACAAGCCGAAAGGATACGTGTCGAGCATGTTTGATCCCGAAGGGCGACGACTGATTACCTCTTTGCTGCCGCCGCTCGGTCAGCGGGTTCATCCGGTCGGACGGCTGGATGTTCAGAGCGAAGGACTCATCCTGCTCACTAACGATGGTGCGTTCACCCATCTGCTGACCTCGGCCAAGTATGGGATCCCCAAAGTCTACCACGTGAAGGTCAAGGGGATTCCCGATGAGAAAGCTCTTGACCGGCTGCGAAGGGGAGTGACGATTGATGGTTCTCGCACGGCTCCCTGCGAGATTGAGCTGCTCGCGCAAACGCGCACCAATGCCTGGTACGCCGTCACGTTGCGGCAGGGAATCAGCCGCCAGATTCGCAAAATGTTCGAGACCATCGGCCATTCGGTGCTGAAGCTCCGTCGCGTGGCCATCGGGTTTCTCACCGATGAAGGACTTCCGCCGGGTGGATGGCGCTACCTGACGCCGGAGGAGGTCGCCCGATTCTTCGCCGTGCGCGAGGGTCGGACGATCGCTCCGGTGGTTCCTCCACTGGCGCACCTTGTCTCGAGGCAGTTGTCCCGACGCCGACTGTCACAACGGGTGACAGTCCCGCCAGCGGGTACAGTACGATAA
- the scpB gene encoding SMC-Scp complex subunit ScpB, which yields MPDMTVNELKPIIEALIFVAEEPLTEKELLALFPDEDRDVITAAVADVVADYNRPGRGLEIRRIAGGYRMSTRPELHEYIRRYLKTRPSARLSLAALETLAVIAYKQPITLPEIQDIRGVNSASTVRTLLERRLIEPKGRKPVVGRPILYGTSKEFLVQFGLNDLSELPTIEDFQELVS from the coding sequence ATGCCAGACATGACGGTCAATGAGCTGAAACCGATCATCGAAGCACTCATCTTTGTCGCTGAGGAGCCGCTCACCGAGAAGGAACTACTCGCCCTCTTTCCCGACGAGGATCGAGACGTCATCACCGCCGCCGTGGCGGACGTCGTCGCCGACTATAACAGGCCGGGTCGGGGGCTGGAGATTCGCCGCATCGCCGGCGGTTATCGCATGTCCACGCGACCGGAGCTTCACGAGTACATCCGTCGCTACTTGAAGACGCGACCGTCGGCCCGATTGTCTCTGGCGGCCCTGGAGACTCTCGCCGTCATCGCCTACAAACAGCCGATCACGCTCCCGGAGATCCAGGACATTCGTGGGGTGAACTCGGCGTCAACGGTTCGAACGCTTCTGGAACGACGCTTGATCGAACCGAAGGGACGCAAGCCGGTCGTCGGTCGCCCGATCCTTTACGGAACATCAAAGGAGTTTCTTGTCCAGTTCGGACTGAACGATCTGAGCGAGCTGCCGACGATTGAGGACTTCCAGGAGCTGGTGAGCTAA
- a CDS encoding segregation/condensation protein A, with amino-acid sequence MVSRVSPDPWLDSPEPDATVAESAAASAYRVKLDVFEGPLDLLLYLIKKEQVSIYDIPIARITEQYLDYLRAMEELDITVASDFLVMAATLIYIKSKMLLPPDPSDGGEDGAVDPRQELVERLLQHQVYKAAAEMLWSRAEREEGVFPRGRLETDDVNPEVAATLFDLFAAFQRVMERLKERRELTIARDEITTAETLARLRQLIQTQEQIDVTALLEGARSLRELLTLFLAVLELVKEAMIRLVQTERFGPIIALRCQT; translated from the coding sequence ATGGTGAGCCGTGTATCCCCCGATCCCTGGCTGGACTCCCCCGAGCCTGATGCGACGGTGGCGGAATCGGCGGCCGCTTCTGCCTACCGGGTGAAGCTCGATGTCTTCGAAGGGCCGCTCGACCTTCTCCTCTATTTGATCAAGAAGGAGCAGGTGAGCATCTACGATATTCCCATCGCGCGAATCACCGAGCAATATCTCGACTATCTCCGGGCCATGGAAGAGCTGGACATCACGGTGGCGAGTGACTTTCTCGTCATGGCCGCGACGCTCATCTACATCAAGTCCAAGATGCTTCTTCCGCCCGATCCGAGCGATGGAGGCGAGGACGGAGCAGTGGATCCGCGTCAGGAGCTGGTCGAGCGATTGCTCCAGCATCAGGTCTACAAGGCGGCGGCGGAGATGCTCTGGTCGCGGGCCGAGCGCGAGGAGGGCGTGTTTCCGCGCGGGCGGCTGGAAACCGATGACGTCAATCCCGAGGTCGCGGCCACGCTGTTCGATCTCTTCGCCGCCTTTCAGCGGGTGATGGAGCGACTGAAGGAGCGCCGGGAACTCACCATTGCTCGGGACGAGATCACGACGGCGGAGACGCTCGCCCGCCTCCGCCAGCTCATCCAGACCCAGGAGCAAATTGACGTGACGGCTCTGCTGGAGGGAGCCCGGTCCCTGCGAGAACTTTTGACGCTTTTTCTCGCCGTGCTAGAATTGGTCAAGGAAGCGATGATCCGGCTCGTTCAGACCGAGCGGTTCGGTCCGATCATCGCCCTCCGATGCCAGACATGA
- the trpS gene encoding tryptophan--tRNA ligase, whose protein sequence is MKRALSGMRPTGKLHLGHLEGALKNWVALQDEYACFFFVADWHALMTDYADPSPIQESSLLMVCDWLAAGLDPNRATLFVQSLVPEHAELHLILSYITSLGWLERVPTYKEQRENIRDKDLNTYAFLGYPLLQAADILMYKADVVPVGEDQVPHIELTREIARRFNHFYGNVFPEPQALLTPAPRLPGTDGRKMSKSYGNHLPLSDPPDTLWEKIRTMVTDPARVRRTDPGNPDLCPVFTLHKVYSRPDQQEFVNVECRRAGIGCIDCKRILFENIREQLTPIAEKSAFYQSRLSEVKEILIEGSRRARRVAAETMAQVREALKLTW, encoded by the coding sequence ATGAAACGCGCGCTCAGCGGAATGCGCCCGACGGGGAAGCTCCACCTGGGTCACCTGGAGGGAGCCCTGAAGAACTGGGTGGCGCTTCAGGACGAGTATGCCTGTTTCTTTTTCGTGGCGGATTGGCACGCGCTGATGACCGATTACGCCGATCCCTCGCCGATTCAGGAGAGCAGCCTGCTGATGGTCTGCGATTGGTTGGCGGCGGGACTGGATCCCAATCGCGCGACGCTCTTTGTTCAATCGCTCGTGCCGGAGCATGCCGAGCTTCATCTGATCCTGTCCTACATCACCTCGCTCGGCTGGTTGGAGCGGGTCCCCACCTACAAAGAGCAACGGGAAAATATCCGCGACAAGGACCTGAACACGTATGCGTTTCTCGGCTATCCGCTTTTGCAAGCGGCTGACATCCTGATGTACAAGGCCGATGTGGTGCCGGTGGGAGAAGATCAGGTCCCGCACATCGAGCTGACGCGAGAGATTGCCCGGCGCTTCAATCACTTCTATGGCAACGTCTTCCCGGAGCCTCAGGCGCTGTTGACGCCGGCCCCGCGCCTGCCGGGAACCGATGGGCGGAAAATGAGCAAAAGCTATGGCAATCATCTCCCTCTGAGCGATCCGCCCGATACACTGTGGGAAAAGATTCGCACGATGGTGACCGATCCGGCACGCGTGCGACGGACCGATCCGGGGAATCCCGATCTCTGTCCGGTCTTCACGTTGCACAAGGTCTATAGCCGACCTGACCAGCAGGAGTTTGTGAATGTGGAATGTCGGCGGGCGGGCATCGGCTGCATTGACTGCAAGCGGATTCTCTTTGAAAACATCAGGGAGCAGCTCACGCCGATTGCGGAAAAGAGCGCCTTTTACCAGAGTCGGCTCTCGGAGGTCAAGGAGATTCTCATCGAAGGGTCGCGTCGCGCCCGCCGGGTCGCTGCCGAAACGATGGCCCAGGTGCGCGAGGCGCTGAAGCTGACATGGTGA
- a CDS encoding site-2 protease family protein: MFEKSIGDFILWFVVFLFSLSFHEAAHAWTAHRFGDDTGYYLGRVSLNPMAHIDLLGTIIFPILNFISGVPLIGWAKPVPVNPLLLRNTRRHHMLVSLAGPGSNLLLAVGFIVVISLMGLNWERVAGSLGPAFVPLGKMLLMGLILNVALAVFNLIPIPPLDGHWIVYHLLPDRAAEAFDHVRPFGFLLLYALVLLGALRFVFTPVLWVITGIRPVMELFTVLR, encoded by the coding sequence TTGTTTGAGAAAAGCATCGGCGACTTCATCCTCTGGTTTGTCGTTTTCCTCTTCTCGCTCTCTTTTCACGAAGCGGCGCACGCCTGGACCGCTCACCGATTCGGCGATGATACGGGATACTACCTCGGTCGCGTGTCGCTCAATCCGATGGCTCACATTGATCTGCTGGGGACCATCATCTTTCCCATCCTCAATTTCATCTCCGGCGTTCCTTTGATCGGATGGGCCAAGCCGGTCCCGGTCAATCCTTTGCTGCTCCGCAATACACGCCGCCATCACATGCTCGTTTCGCTGGCCGGTCCGGGAAGCAATCTCCTGCTGGCAGTCGGTTTTATTGTGGTCATCTCGCTCATGGGACTCAACTGGGAGAGGGTCGCCGGATCCCTCGGCCCGGCGTTTGTTCCTTTGGGCAAGATGTTGCTCATGGGACTCATCCTGAACGTCGCTCTGGCGGTCTTCAATCTCATTCCGATTCCGCCGCTGGACGGTCACTGGATCGTCTATCATCTGTTGCCGGATCGAGCCGCCGAAGCTTTCGATCACGTTCGGCCCTTCGGATTCCTGCTGCTGTATGCCCTGGTGTTATTGGGGGCGCTTCGGTTCGTCTTCACTCCCGTTCTGTGGGTGATCACCGGGATTCGACCGGTGATGGAACTCTTCACCGTTTTGCGATGA
- a CDS encoding gluconolaconase, whose translation MRPVIHRVTPAAGVEGGEVIITCSDFDTSRFSRCHVLFGEAEGRIVGAGPDRVIATIPPEAARSLQPVPLMLEANGAVSEPVPFTVGSRIADQLHPVTNPAYDVDTGYLYVTYSGSRGQKVPCSVYRISPLGEKTEFLHDIMNATAIAFDSEGTMFVTSRYDGTVLRVTPFSEAEPFARDLGTATGLAFDREGRMYVGDRNGAIYVVNDIGEAKVFAELEPSVSAYHLAFGPDGYLYVTGPTASSWETVSRISPDGDVEPFYTGLGRPQGLAFDTEGNLYVAASLRGHRGIIKITPGGEASLFAAGKTLVGLVFDDAGNMILASTQGEIYRLPVGIRGYLLEFW comes from the coding sequence ATGAGACCGGTGATTCACAGGGTGACGCCTGCGGCGGGAGTCGAGGGTGGCGAGGTCATCATCACCTGCAGCGACTTCGACACGAGCCGGTTCAGCCGCTGTCATGTCCTCTTCGGAGAGGCCGAAGGACGGATCGTCGGCGCCGGACCGGATCGGGTGATTGCGACGATTCCGCCGGAAGCCGCCCGCAGCCTGCAACCGGTCCCCCTGATGCTGGAAGCCAACGGAGCGGTGAGCGAGCCCGTTCCCTTCACTGTCGGCAGCCGCATCGCCGATCAACTGCACCCGGTGACCAATCCCGCCTATGATGTGGATACCGGCTATCTCTACGTCACCTACAGCGGGAGTCGAGGGCAAAAAGTCCCCTGCTCGGTCTACCGTATCTCTCCTCTGGGGGAGAAGACGGAATTTCTTCACGACATCATGAACGCAACGGCCATCGCCTTTGACAGTGAAGGAACCATGTTCGTCACCAGCCGATACGATGGCACCGTCTTGCGGGTGACGCCGTTCAGCGAGGCCGAACCCTTCGCCCGTGATTTAGGGACGGCGACGGGACTCGCCTTCGATCGTGAAGGGCGCATGTATGTGGGGGATCGCAACGGAGCGATCTACGTCGTCAATGACATCGGCGAGGCCAAAGTCTTCGCCGAGCTGGAGCCGAGCGTTTCGGCCTATCATCTGGCATTCGGACCTGACGGCTATCTCTATGTGACGGGCCCGACGGCATCCAGTTGGGAGACGGTATCGCGCATCTCGCCCGATGGAGATGTCGAGCCTTTCTACACGGGGCTGGGGCGACCTCAGGGACTGGCCTTCGACACGGAGGGAAATCTCTACGTGGCGGCCAGTTTGCGCGGTCATCGTGGCATCATCAAGATCACCCCTGGAGGAGAGGCGAGCCTCTTTGCCGCCGGCAAGACGCTCGTGGGGTTGGTCTTCGATGATGCGGGGAACATGATCCTGGCCAGCACGCAAGGGGAAATTTACCGGTTGCCCGTGGGCATCCGGGGATATTTGCTGGAGTTCTGGTAA
- the dnaB gene encoding replicative DNA helicase: protein MARSQADITSERSLPHAAQTERSILGILLLDNTAIHQVLEILRRDDFYLDAHRRIFDKIVQLYEKGRPVDPVTLREELARSGELEQVGGPAYLAALMDGVPQLQNIEHYARIVRDKAILRKLIYASNQIIHSCFDQEEEPDVILDRAERALFDIAEERLTSGFVSVAEVARHQLEQVERMAGRPQMITGVPTGFTELDSLTSGLQPSDMIVVAGRPSSGKTAFALSIAQNVARRGYCVGILSLEMSKEQLVARLLCSEAKINLHRFRGGFLSREEWARLAEALKTLAESHIFIDDTPGITTLEARAKARRLKHERGLDLLIIDYLQLMSGRGRVESRQQEVSQISRDLKAIAKDLGIPLIAVSQLSRAPETRTDHRPQLSDLRESGSIEQDADVVMFVYREEMYGPTEENAGIAEIIVGKQRNGPTDTIRLAFLKEFTRFENLWHERTPL from the coding sequence ATGGCGCGATCACAAGCTGACATCACCAGCGAGCGCTCTCTTCCGCACGCCGCTCAGACCGAGCGGTCAATCCTGGGCATTCTCCTGCTGGACAACACGGCCATTCACCAGGTCCTGGAAATCCTGCGGCGCGACGATTTCTACCTCGATGCCCATCGGCGTATTTTCGATAAGATCGTTCAGCTCTACGAAAAGGGACGGCCCGTTGATCCCGTCACGCTGCGAGAAGAGCTGGCCCGCTCCGGTGAACTGGAGCAGGTGGGGGGGCCGGCGTATCTGGCCGCTTTGATGGATGGCGTCCCGCAACTGCAGAACATCGAGCATTACGCCCGGATCGTCCGCGACAAGGCCATCTTACGAAAGCTCATCTACGCCTCCAATCAAATCATCCACAGTTGTTTCGATCAGGAGGAGGAACCGGACGTCATCCTGGATCGAGCTGAGCGAGCCCTCTTCGATATCGCCGAGGAGCGGCTCACGTCGGGTTTCGTCTCGGTGGCCGAAGTCGCCCGCCATCAACTGGAACAGGTGGAGCGGATGGCCGGTCGCCCGCAGATGATCACCGGGGTGCCGACCGGATTCACCGAACTCGATTCTCTCACGTCGGGCTTGCAGCCCTCGGACATGATCGTCGTCGCCGGACGACCGAGTTCGGGAAAAACGGCCTTCGCCCTCTCCATCGCCCAGAACGTGGCCCGTCGCGGCTACTGCGTTGGCATCCTCAGCCTGGAGATGAGCAAGGAACAACTGGTCGCCCGGTTGTTGTGTTCGGAGGCAAAGATCAATCTCCATCGCTTCCGGGGAGGGTTCCTCAGCCGGGAGGAGTGGGCGCGGCTGGCCGAAGCCCTCAAGACGCTGGCCGAAAGTCACATCTTCATTGACGATACGCCCGGCATCACGACACTGGAAGCCCGCGCCAAGGCCCGACGCCTCAAACACGAACGGGGGCTGGATCTGCTCATCATTGACTATCTCCAACTGATGTCAGGACGAGGCCGGGTGGAAAGCCGTCAGCAGGAGGTCTCCCAGATCTCCCGCGACCTCAAAGCGATTGCTAAAGACCTGGGCATTCCCCTGATCGCCGTCTCTCAACTATCGCGGGCTCCCGAAACCCGCACCGATCATCGCCCGCAACTGAGCGATCTACGGGAATCCGGTTCCATCGAGCAAGATGCTGATGTGGTCATGTTCGTCTACCGCGAAGAAATGTATGGCCCGACCGAGGAAAACGCCGGGATCGCCGAGATCATCGTCGGCAAGCAACGCAACGGTCCGACCGATACGATCCGTCTGGCCTTCCTCAAAGAATTCACCCGATTTGAGAATCTCTGGCACGAACGCACTCCGTTGTGA
- a CDS encoding glycosyltransferase family 9 protein, with translation MGESSWHRILILHGGAIGDLVLALPAIAAVRRSAPRATIELLGHPALHPLLEGRGLIDRGDVLDSLPLHHLFNGEMPESLRERLTSFDLIISWFGAGNDTYRQMLSRLPVRTLVARSIPPAEGRVHAVDHLLQTLEPLGITTEERTPRLALTESERQMADRLLDRMGVDRGPLVALHPGSGSPRKCWPAERFAALVLALLEREMIVVVIEGPADEHAVEEVFFWTAKRGGPHAGNRLVRLRQVSLREVAAILDRSVAYVGNDSGITHLAAAVGAPTLAIFTVTDPRVWGPRGTVVILEGLPSVDAVLAELDAHLLAASAVRP, from the coding sequence ATGGGCGAGAGTTCCTGGCACCGAATCCTGATCCTCCACGGTGGAGCTATCGGCGATCTCGTGCTGGCGTTGCCGGCCATCGCGGCCGTACGACGAAGCGCTCCCCGGGCCACGATCGAGTTGCTCGGACACCCGGCCCTGCATCCCCTGCTCGAAGGGCGCGGTCTGATTGATCGCGGTGATGTTCTGGACTCGCTTCCACTTCATCACCTCTTCAACGGAGAAATGCCCGAGAGCCTTCGGGAGCGGTTGACCTCCTTCGATTTGATCATCTCCTGGTTCGGGGCCGGAAACGACACCTATCGGCAAATGCTGAGCCGGTTGCCGGTTCGTACGCTCGTGGCTCGATCTATCCCTCCCGCTGAGGGCCGAGTCCACGCTGTTGATCATCTCCTCCAGACATTAGAGCCGCTCGGCATCACGACCGAGGAGCGAACGCCTCGACTTGCGCTCACGGAATCGGAACGCCAGATGGCAGACCGGCTTCTGGATCGTATGGGAGTTGATCGTGGGCCACTCGTTGCGCTTCATCCGGGCAGCGGAAGTCCGCGAAAATGCTGGCCCGCCGAACGCTTCGCGGCGCTCGTGCTCGCTTTGCTCGAACGCGAGATGATCGTCGTGGTCATCGAAGGGCCGGCGGATGAACACGCCGTCGAAGAGGTTTTCTTCTGGACGGCGAAGCGCGGCGGTCCTCACGCCGGGAATCGTCTCGTTCGCCTCCGACAGGTCTCGTTGCGGGAGGTCGCAGCAATTCTCGACCGTTCGGTCGCCTACGTCGGGAACGATTCGGGGATCACCCACCTTGCCGCCGCCGTAGGTGCGCCCACGCTGGCCATCTTCACCGTGACCGATCCGCGCGTGTGGGGCCCACGAGGCACCGTGGTGATTCTCGAAGGACTCCCGTCGGTTGATGCGGTCCTGGCGGAACTCGACGCTCACCTGCTCGCTGCCTCGGCCGTGAGGCCGTGA
- the sixA gene encoding phosphohistidine phosphatase SixA → MELYLVQHGEARSEAEDPERSLTERGQKDVERIAAWASRAGLRVSQIRHSGKRRAEQTATILANYLKPPAGTIVMTGLAPHDDVFPLATALRQETEPLMLVGHLPFLSRLASLLLVGEPDRPLVRFRMGGIVCLEREHDQWSLAWIVPPDLVP, encoded by the coding sequence ATGGAGTTGTATCTCGTGCAACATGGCGAAGCCAGGAGCGAGGCGGAGGATCCCGAACGGTCGCTCACCGAGCGCGGCCAAAAAGATGTTGAACGCATCGCGGCCTGGGCCTCTCGCGCTGGTCTTCGCGTCAGCCAGATTCGCCATAGCGGGAAACGGCGCGCCGAACAAACGGCCACGATTCTGGCAAACTATCTGAAACCCCCTGCGGGTACAATTGTCATGACCGGGCTGGCTCCCCATGATGATGTCTTTCCCCTAGCAACAGCCCTGCGCCAGGAAACAGAGCCGCTGATGCTCGTGGGTCATCTTCCTTTCCTCAGTCGGCTGGCGAGTCTCCTCCTCGTTGGTGAGCCAGACCGTCCGCTTGTGCGATTTCGAATGGGCGGGATCGTTTGTCTGGAGCGGGAGCACGATCAGTGGAGCCTCGCCTGGATCGTCCCTCCCGATCTCGTCCCGTAG